The sequence ttgttctttgggctagagGTCCATTGGAGAACAACGTACCATGATTCGATTGAATCACCGACAATTATCTATAAGGataattgagcttgtgttgttcagatggaaacaGGAAAATAGATATATGAAtatcttgcaaacaaagtcttgtgataatcttgttgatctattcacaaaatctctaccatactcaacgttttcagaaatgtgttgaggtgattggtatgagaagacttaagtgcttccaaggatcagggggagtaattctccatgatatttgacctgttttgaaccatcatattacactcttttctttgtatgagttttgccttattggggttttctcatccaaagtttttaacgaggtaatatcaactaagctatatgcttcatcattgacttttccccacaggggtttttacgaatgatgattacaagcatattttcttttggagtttgtgtgagattattctcattatccaaaagacattgtgtactccttatttttcccacagggtttttgaggagataAGATCTTGGAAGAACATCTGACAGATCATCAAATGAAGttggattgatcaagggggagtgttacaaaatattacatatgTGATCAATCCAAGGGGTACGACAGTTTTCCCCAATGGACACACCTCTTGGGATACACCCCTTCACTTGTATATAAGTGTAATGATCTGTGGAATACAAACAGTTCTCTCATTTGTATTCTCTCCATCTCTCTCCACTGAGTATACTTCAACAATACATACGCAAGGTGCAGTCGTCATCACTATGATGCATGCGCCACGGCGCCAGGCCGGTAGCACGGTTTATGGCGAGAGGCTGTACTTGGCATAGATGCCGAGGCTGATGAGGACGAGCGCCACGCCGCCGAGCACGGTGAAGGTCACCTTCTTCCGGTTATGGAGGAAGCCGTAGCCTTGGCGTGACGACGTGGGAGAAGCGGCGGCCATCACCTCCTGCCCTACCCCACCTGCAGCTGTGTCGTCGCCCCTACCGCTACTGCCGCCGGCGTGTTTCGCTGAGCTCACCACGCGCTGCCTCGCTTCTTGCTTCCGCGGCGTCTCGTGCTTGTCCACCTCATCCTGCCCTCCCGCGGCACGATCACGATCACCGCCGTCTTGCCCCGCAGCGCCGACGACGCCTTTCCGCCCTTGCACGTCGTCGTCGCCAGCGGCAGCGGCCGTACCAGCATGCTTCGGCAGCGGCgtctcctgctgctgctgctgctggtcggCGGTGCCGGCGACGACCGGGAGGACGGGCTCCGGCTGCTGGACGCCAGGCATGGTGACGCGGACGACGCCGTTGTCGAACCTAGCGTGGACGGCCTTGGCGTCGCAGCCGTCGGGGACGGGGAGATCGAGGCGGAAGCGGCTCCAGCGGTTGCCGTCGACGGGGCGCTCCCCGCGCACGATGAGGCACCGGTGGCTGTGGACCATCTGCACCCTGATGTGCTCCTTCCTGTACCCTGCCGTTGTATTGTATTATCCAACGAATTCACCGTACTTTTGCACGAGGGAAATGAAGTGCTTGTTCATAGTACGCGCGCGTCGGCGTTGCTTGCCTTGGGCAGAGAGGTCGACGGTGAGCGTGTGGGTGGCCGGCTCGCGCTCCATCTTGTGCGGAGGCTTGAAGTCCTCGTACACGCGCTCGCCGGAAGCCATGGATCACCCGCCTTCAGTTCTTCCTCCCGATGCAGAGCTACCTCAGACGTACGGTACTGACGATGGACGAGCCGATTTTTTTTTAAACAAAAAACAAGGAAATTTTGGGAGAGGAGTATGCACGGAGCA is a genomic window of Zea mays cultivar B73 chromosome 5, Zm-B73-REFERENCE-NAM-5.0, whole genome shotgun sequence containing:
- the LOC100193100 gene encoding uncharacterized protein isoform X1, with the protein product MVHSHRCLIVRGERPVDGNRWSRFRLDLPVPDGCDAKAVHARFDNGVVRVTMPGVQQPEPVLPVVAGTADQQQQQQETPLPKHAGTAAAAGDDDVQGRKGVVGAAGQDGGDRDRAAGGQDEVDKHETPRKQEARQRVVSSAKHAGGSSGRGDDTAAGGVGQEVMAAASPTSSRQGYGFLHNRKKVTFTVLGGVALVLISLGIYAKYSLSP
- the LOC100193100 gene encoding uncharacterized protein LOC100193100, whose amino-acid sequence is MASGERVYEDFKPPHKMEREPATHTLTVDLSAQGYRKEHIRVQMVHSHRCLIVRGERPVDGNRWSRFRLDLPVPDGCDAKAVHARFDNGVVRVTMPGVQQPEPVLPVVAGTADQQQQQQETPLPKHAGTAAAAGDDDVQGRKGVVGAAGQDGGDRDRAAGGQDEVDKHETPRKQEARQRVVSSAKHAGGSSGRGDDTAAGGVGQEVMAAASPTSSRQGYGFLHNRKKVTFTVLGGVALVLISLGIYAKYSLSP